The following coding sequences are from one Syngnathus acus chromosome 14, fSynAcu1.2, whole genome shotgun sequence window:
- the LOC119133592 gene encoding ras and Rab interactor 1-like, with protein sequence MAQQEEPLYDFPEPTQGSERKFTGHQRGGGSLKNVSVLDRLLLTVPVWMQLSINPATALHILQREPPGTFLVRRSRTSQRNVLCVRLVDDSVPSFVQQFGIREEHSTLSLETSAISFPDLPRLVSFYCVSRDVLPFPLELPEAIAKATSHKELESISHMGIEFWSSHLNVRGPREPPKTQTSKGKTPDSSVSAQPDAPAQPVSSAPPAPTTQPDNQTTIAECDQKSDPNSVLFREFCPIETRSPRELDCGSGLGALCFINPLFLQSDSMLSKRRLMKRSFKVRVSTETSTLMLPPLAPPPPPPLMPKTRRKCKARTLTTPASQDCQSPQAVEEQVEAKLPTLEEHPSDDPDYMQPSSAITSSVSPSLSPYPAESVPPLPPKLSSAPRTCPTTSTQYQFPSVSPRAPLTASPYQSPASSPKVPFSLSPFFSPSLSHLVNASKTSAMESRVEQEDEDDCVEELNKEMEFASLDDTDSCSSFSSLEGAVDMPTPGNDGVQQTAS encoded by the exons atGGCGCAGCAAGAGGAGCCTCTGTATGATTTTCCAGAGCCTACCCAGGGGTCAGAGCGCAAGTTCACGGGCCACCAGCGAGGAGGCGGGTCTCTGAAGAATGTCAGCGTCTTGGACCGACTCTTGTTGACGGTGCCCGTCTGGATGCAGTTGTCAATCAACCCCGCCACCGCCCTGCACATTCTGCAGAGGGAACCTCCTGGG ACGTTCCTGGTGCGAAGGTCTCGCACGTCTCAGAGGAATGTGTTGTGCGTGCGTCTGGTGGATGACAGCGTGCCATCCTTTGTGCAACAGTTTGGAATCAGGGAGGAACATTCAA CTCTGTCTCTGGAAACATCAGCGATCAGCTTTCCAGACCTTCCGAGACTGGTTTCATTCTATTGTGTCAGCAG AGATGTATTACCCTTTCCTCTGGAGCTTCCTGAAGCCATCGCTAAAGCAACTTCCCACAAAGAGCTGGAGTCCATCTCTCACATGGGAATAG AATTCTGGAGCTCTCACCTCAATGTGCGGGGGCCGCGGGAGCCCCCGAAGACCCAGACGAGCAAAGGGAAGACTCCAGACTCTTCTGTCTCAGCCCAACCTGACGCTCCTGCACAACCAGTCTCTTCAGCTCCGCCTGCTCCCACCACACAACCCGACAACCAGACGACTATCGCCGAATGTGACCAAAAATCGGATCCGAATTCAGTCCTGTTCCGCGAATTTTGTCCTATTGAGACACGCAGCCCCAGGGAACTGGACTGTGGCTCGGGCCTTGGCGCGCTGTGCTTCATCAATCCTCTTTTCCTTCAGTCTGACAGCATGTTATCAAAGCGGCGCTTGATGAAACGCAGCTTCAAGGTGCGGGTGTCCACCGAGACATCCACCCTGATGTTGCCCCCGCTCGCTCCGCCGCCCCCGCCCCCACTTATGCCCAAGACCAGAAGAAAATGTAAAGCCCGAACCTTGACAACACCTGCAAGCCAGGACTGCCAATCACCACAAGCAGTGGAGGAACAAGTAGAGGCCAAGCTCCCGACATTGGAGGAGCATCCTTCCGATGACCCCGACTACATGCAGCCATCCTCAGCAATCACATCCTCCGTGTCTCCCTCACTCTCTCCCTATCCAGCTGAATCCGTACCGCCACTTCCTCCCAAACTGTCTTCCGCCCCACGCACTTGTCCAACCACCTCAACGCAATATCAATTCCCATCTGTTTCGCCCAGGGCTCCACTCACTGCTTCCCCCTATCAGTCCCCAGCTTCCTCTCCCAAGGTGCCCTTCTCTCTGTCACCTTTTTTCTCACCTTCCTTGTCTCATCTGGTAAATGCCAGTAAAACATCAGCGATGGAATCCAGGGTGGAGcaggaagatgaggatgacTGTGTGGAAGAATTAAACAAAGAAATGGAATTTGCCTCTTTGGATGACACCGATAGCTGCAGTTCCTTCAGTAGCCTTGAGGGGGCGGTAGATATGCCAACACCAGGCAATGATGGAGTCCAGCAAACAGCATCTTAA
- the LOC119133479 gene encoding RNA-binding protein 4-like isoform X1 — translation MSGDNVKLFVGNLPLDATQDEINKLFAPYGEINTCSLLRQYAFVTLKGEGAADRAIRYLDGKEYRGRPLVVEESRARPPNSTKVFVGNLSATCSADDLHGLFSTFGRVLDCDKVKARLCSNVGYAFVHMERKEEAMAAIDALNGTIFKGRQLAVELSKAQPLVNQLMSSGNSVGGREGLLPRPAGSMEHHQSHAAVLAAAAAAAAGLPIQVQQSVHNSFYNTTSFDPTYAALKGITSSKGADGVIYGALASQVYGSVADQVYQDMANHIPVPTAAEDYEVQSGPDPTTLFEAARAKFFQEGQKVLAEQQAGRKTTTTAPTNTTTTTTTGSPETERDRSPIRGNRTPLLPDPSPGSFAQNRTKRRALLPTPPGVAEDPATGPAEGADPVARSYSEYYQQMHQYQQYQQQYQQQYQYLQYAYTNPPPPPPPPASADSTDSVPPPPGTYTTAPAYSATQDYGPPGTYEPPSNYNTSQSYSGSYDASAAYDASGGYGAAGAYDTSGAYAAAGSYSASSPYEQTAAHGQPTPQRNDYPYNTPEPPYR, via the exons ATGAGTGGCGACAACGTCAAGTTGTTTGTGGGAAACCTTCCTCTAGATGCGACTCAAGATGAGATCAATAAACTCTTTGCTCCTTACGGGGAAATCAACACCTGCTCCTTGCTCAGACAGTATGCCTTTGTTACCCTGAAGGGAGAAGGTGCTGCGGACAG GGCCATACGGTATCTTGATGGCAAGGAGTACCGAGGCAGGCCCCTTGTGGTGGAGGAGTCACGCGCACGTCCCCCCAACTCCACCAAAGTGTTTGTGGGAAACTTGAGCGCCACATGCTCTGCCGATGACCTGCACGGCCTCTTCTCAACATTCGGGAGAGTTTTAGATTGTGACAAAGTCAAAG CCCGATTATGTTCAAATGTGGGCTATGCATTTGTACATATGGAAAGGAAAGAGGAGGCCATGGCAGCCATCGACGCGCTCAATGGGACCATTTTCAAGGGCCGTCAGCTGGCTGTAGAGCTCTCCAAAGCTCAACCTTTAGTCAACCAGCTTATGTCGTCTGGGAACTCAGTcg GTGGTAGAGAGGGTCTCCTTCCTCGGCCAGCAGGCTCCATGGAGCATCACCAGAGTCACGCTGCTGTGCTCGCGGCAGCTGCAGCAGCCGCTGCCGGACTTCCAATACAA GTTCAACAAAGCGTCCATAACTCGTTTTACAACACCACATCCTTCGATCCCACCTATGCTGCCCTGAAAGGCATTACAAGTTCTAAAGGCGCAGACGGTGTCATATACGGTGCTCTCGCTAGTCAGGTGTACGGATCTGTCGCTGACCAGGTATACCAGGACATGGCCAATCACATTCCTGTTCCCACCGCCGCAGAGGACTACGAGGTTCAAAGCGGGCCGGACCCAACAACACTTTTTGAGGCTGCAAGAGCCAAGTTTTTCCAGGAGGGACAGAAG GTTCTGGCCGAGCAGCAGGCagggagaaaaacaacaacaacagcaccTACCAatacaacaacgacaacaaCCACGGGCAGTCCAGAAACAGAGCGGGACCGCAGCCCGATCAGAGGGAACCGGACGCCTTTGCTTCCGGACCCATCTCCCGGTTCCTTTGCTCAAAATCGCACCAAACGCCGAGCTCTCCTGCCGACGCCGCCCGGGGTCGCTGAAGACCCCGCCACTGGACCTGCCGAAGGGGCCGATCCTGTCGCGAG GTCCTACTCAGAATATTACCAGCAGATGCATCAGTACCAACAGTACCAGCAGCAGTACCAGCAACAGTACCAGTACCTCCAGTACGCCTACACCAATCCTCCTCCGCCCCCTCCTCCACCGGCCTCCGCAGATTCCACCGACTCGGTCCCGCCGCCTCCCGGCACGTACACGACGGCGCCGGCTTACTCGGCCACCCAAGACTATGGACCCCCGGGCACCTACGAACCCCCCTCCAATTACAACACGTCGCAGAGCTACTCCGGCAGCTACGACGCCTCGGCCGCCTACGATGCATCGGGAGGCTACGGGGCGGCGGGAGCGTACGATACATCCGGAGCTTACGCAGCAGCGGGAAGCTACTCCGCATCCTCACCGTATGAGCAGACAGCCGCACACGGGCAACCCACGCCCCAGCGCAATGATTACCCTTACAACACGCCAGAACCCCCGTATCGATAG
- the LOC119133479 gene encoding RNA-binding protein 4B-like isoform X2, whose translation MSGDNVKLFVGNLPLDATQDEINKLFAPYGEINTCSLLRQYAFVTLKGEGAADRAIRYLDGKEYRGRPLVVEESRARPPNSTKVFVGNLSATCSADDLHGLFSTFGRVLDCDKVKARLCSNVGYAFVHMERKEEAMAAIDALNGTIFKGRQLAVELSKAQPLVNQLMSSGNSVGGREGLLPRPAGSMEHHQSHAAVLAAAAAAAAGLPIQVQQSVHNSFYNTTSFDPTYAALKGITSSKGADGVIYGALASQVYGSVADQVYQDMANHIPVPTAAEDYEVQSGPDPTTLFEAARAKFFQEGQKVLAEQQAGRKTTTTAPTNTTTTTTTGSPETERDRSPIRGNRTPLLPDPSPGSFAQNRTKRRALLPTPPGVAEDPATGPAEGADPVARSYSEYYQQMHQYQQYQQQYQQQYQYLQYAYTNPPPPPPPPASADSTDSVPPPPGTYTTAPAYSATQDYGPPGTYEPPSNYNTSQSYSGSYDASAAYDASGGYGAAGAYDTSGAYAAAGSYSASSP comes from the exons ATGAGTGGCGACAACGTCAAGTTGTTTGTGGGAAACCTTCCTCTAGATGCGACTCAAGATGAGATCAATAAACTCTTTGCTCCTTACGGGGAAATCAACACCTGCTCCTTGCTCAGACAGTATGCCTTTGTTACCCTGAAGGGAGAAGGTGCTGCGGACAG GGCCATACGGTATCTTGATGGCAAGGAGTACCGAGGCAGGCCCCTTGTGGTGGAGGAGTCACGCGCACGTCCCCCCAACTCCACCAAAGTGTTTGTGGGAAACTTGAGCGCCACATGCTCTGCCGATGACCTGCACGGCCTCTTCTCAACATTCGGGAGAGTTTTAGATTGTGACAAAGTCAAAG CCCGATTATGTTCAAATGTGGGCTATGCATTTGTACATATGGAAAGGAAAGAGGAGGCCATGGCAGCCATCGACGCGCTCAATGGGACCATTTTCAAGGGCCGTCAGCTGGCTGTAGAGCTCTCCAAAGCTCAACCTTTAGTCAACCAGCTTATGTCGTCTGGGAACTCAGTcg GTGGTAGAGAGGGTCTCCTTCCTCGGCCAGCAGGCTCCATGGAGCATCACCAGAGTCACGCTGCTGTGCTCGCGGCAGCTGCAGCAGCCGCTGCCGGACTTCCAATACAA GTTCAACAAAGCGTCCATAACTCGTTTTACAACACCACATCCTTCGATCCCACCTATGCTGCCCTGAAAGGCATTACAAGTTCTAAAGGCGCAGACGGTGTCATATACGGTGCTCTCGCTAGTCAGGTGTACGGATCTGTCGCTGACCAGGTATACCAGGACATGGCCAATCACATTCCTGTTCCCACCGCCGCAGAGGACTACGAGGTTCAAAGCGGGCCGGACCCAACAACACTTTTTGAGGCTGCAAGAGCCAAGTTTTTCCAGGAGGGACAGAAG GTTCTGGCCGAGCAGCAGGCagggagaaaaacaacaacaacagcaccTACCAatacaacaacgacaacaaCCACGGGCAGTCCAGAAACAGAGCGGGACCGCAGCCCGATCAGAGGGAACCGGACGCCTTTGCTTCCGGACCCATCTCCCGGTTCCTTTGCTCAAAATCGCACCAAACGCCGAGCTCTCCTGCCGACGCCGCCCGGGGTCGCTGAAGACCCCGCCACTGGACCTGCCGAAGGGGCCGATCCTGTCGCGAG GTCCTACTCAGAATATTACCAGCAGATGCATCAGTACCAACAGTACCAGCAGCAGTACCAGCAACAGTACCAGTACCTCCAGTACGCCTACACCAATCCTCCTCCGCCCCCTCCTCCACCGGCCTCCGCAGATTCCACCGACTCGGTCCCGCCGCCTCCCGGCACGTACACGACGGCGCCGGCTTACTCGGCCACCCAAGACTATGGACCCCCGGGCACCTACGAACCCCCCTCCAATTACAACACGTCGCAGAGCTACTCCGGCAGCTACGACGCCTCGGCCGCCTACGATGCATCGGGAGGCTACGGGGCGGCGGGAGCGTACGATACATCCGGAGCTTACGCAGCAGCGGGAAGCTACTCCGCATCCTCACC CTAG